Proteins found in one Arachis stenosperma cultivar V10309 chromosome 8, arast.V10309.gnm1.PFL2, whole genome shotgun sequence genomic segment:
- the LOC130945002 gene encoding SNF1-related protein kinase regulatory subunit beta-3, with product MSSSYAENHDERTVVGFEVPKSPDSSYNNVYPGNEDETRDPPMVPSHLQHSLLGYPASIDNSTTLPSPQNVILNHLYIENREPPRSVVALGFTHRFRSKFVTVVLYKPVQRRGSTSV from the exons ATGAGCAGCTCATATGCCGAAAATCAT GATGAACGGACTGTGGTTGGCTTTGAAGTTCCAAAGTCACCTGACTCTAGCTACAACAATGTATATCCAGGAAATGAAGATGAGACAAGGGATCCACCTATGGTTCCTTCACATTTGCAGCACAGTTTGCTGGGATATCCTGCTAGTATAGACAATTCAACAACTCTTCCATCGCCTCAAAATGTGATTCTAAATCATCTTTACATTGAGAACAGAGAGCCACCAAGATCTGTGGTGGCTTTGGGATTCACTCATCGCTTTCGTTCTAAGTTTGTTACAGTTGTGCTCTACAAACCAGTGCAAAGAAGGGGAAGTACAAGCGTTTGA